The proteins below come from a single Poecilia reticulata strain Guanapo linkage group LG5, Guppy_female_1.0+MT, whole genome shotgun sequence genomic window:
- the LOC103464362 gene encoding trypsin-like codes for MALLKVLLLLLGLSVAVSSVSLQKRVIGGQNCKGDERRYHVVLEGISKSESTLCGGSLISDQWILTAAHCWESGPGWTNTALIGVHPKVLDKDKAKAKTYKITHHEIYKDSNNNEHDIMLLKLPEKITTIKPIKLPDCPDILKVGTKVQIAGFGPAKTGKDPKTGSNMLRIDDTPSNLQCAEIKILKHGSFTFSTPKYQYEHWSCAKSSTKDTSAGDSGGGWVFNNRLYGVHVLTDDEVYACSEPAYFMDVCGYKKWIDDTIKPPKKTFIKKVFV; via the exons ATGGCTCTgctgaaggttctgctgctgctgctgggactGA GTGTTGCAGTGAGTTCAGTGTCTCTGCAGAAGAGAGTCATTGGAGGTCAGAACTGTAAAGGCGATGAGCGTCGCTATCATGTGGTGCTTGAAGGCATTAGTAAATCAGAATCAACTTTGTGTGGAGGATCTCTGATCAGTGATCAGTGGATTCTGACTGCAGCTCACTGCTGGGAGTCAGGTCCAGGATG gacAAATACAGCACTTATAGGAGTTCATCCTAAAGTACTGGATAAGGATAAGGCTAAGGCTAAGACTTATAAAATCACTCACCATGAGATTTATAAAGACAGCAATAATAATGAACATGACATCATGCTCCTGAAGCttccagaaaaaataacaacaatcaAACCAATCAAACTACCTGACTGTCCAGATATTCTCAAAGT AGGCACTAAGGTTCAGATTGCAGGTTTTGGAccagcaaaaacaggaaaagatcCAAAAACAGGATCAAATATGTTACGAA TTGACGATACTCCATCTAATCTTCAGTGTGCAGAGATTAAGATTTTGAAACATggcagttttacattttctactcCTAAATATCAGTACGAGCACTGGTCCTGTGCTAAAAGCTCCACGAAGGACACATCTGCG GGCGACTCTGGTGGAGGATGGGTGTTCAACAACCGGCTCTATGGTGTTCATGTCCTCACTGATGATGAAGTCTACGCATGCAGTGAACCAGCTTATTTCATGGATGTCTGTGGCTACAAGAAGTGGATAGATGACACAATTAAACcaccaaaaaaaacttttattaaaaaagtgtttgtctGA